Proteins from a single region of Theileria parva strain Muguga chromosome 1, complete sequence, whole genome shotgun sequence:
- a CDS encoding tubulin/FtsZ family GTPase domain protein: MREVIAIHVGQAGVQLGSSVWELFCAEHGVKPDGTTEKVSKSKKDEEGAAFHTFFSESESGRQVPRCVFVDLEPSVIDSVEKGKFGSLYHPEQLISGKEDAANNFARGHYTVGRDIYSPVMDRIRRLTDMCDSVQGFLFFSAVGGGTGSGTGSLLLENIGAEFERKTKLSFCIWPSPQVSTAVVEPYNSVLTTHSLLEHSDVAVVLDNEAIYGICKNNLEIGRPNYQNLNKIIAQVISSLTTSLRFDGALNVDMSEFQTNLVPYPRIHFMLSSYSPIISKRKAKHEQMSVSEITFSAFDPKSMMAECDPRTGYYMSCCLMYRGDVVPKDVNHAISVVKNKKTVKFVDWSPTGFKFGINYQPPCVVPGDDISRPSRAVCMISNSTSIAEVFTRMDKKFDLMYAKRAFIHWYVSEGMEECEFQEAREDVAALEKDYESAGSQ; the protein is encoded by the exons ATGAGAGAAGTTATTGCAATTCACGTAGGACAAGCCGGTGTACAACTCGGAAGCTCCGTCTG GGAGTTATTTTGTGCTGAGCACGGAGTGAAGCCTGACGGTACCACTGAGAAAGTTAGCAAGTCCAAGAAAGATGAAGAAGGAGCCGCCTTCCACACATTCTTCTCAGAATCCGAATCCGGCAGACAA GTGCCGAGGTGTGTGTTTGTGGACTTGGAGCCTAGTGTGATTGACTCTGTGGAGAAGGGCAAGTTTGGAAGTTTGTATCATCCTGAGCAGTTGATATCTGGCAAGGAGGACGCGGCGAATAACTTTGCAAGGGGACACTACACTGTGGGCCGTGACATTTACTCACCGGTCATGGACAGGATTAGGAGACTCACTGACATGTGTGACAGTGTTCAGGGCTTTTTATTCTTCTCCGCTGTCGGCGGAGGTACTGGTTCCGGTACTGGAAGTTTACTGTTGGAGAACATTGGCGCGGAGTTTGAGAGGAAGACTAAGCTGTCGTTCTGCATCTGGCCGTCACCTCAGGTCTCCACTGCAGTTGTAGAGCCTTACAACTCAGTTCTGACCACTCACTCGCTGCTGGAACACTCTGATGTCGCAGTTGTGCTCGATAACGAGGCCATCTACGGCATTTGCAAGAATAACCTTGAAATTGGCCGCCCCAACTACCAGAACCTGAACAAGATCATTGCGCAGGTGATTTCCTCACTCACAACCTCACTGAGGTTCGACGGTGCACTCAACGTTGACATGAGCGAATTCCAAACTAACCTTGTACCCTACCCGAGAATCCACTTCATGCTCTCCTCATACTCACCCATCATCAGTAAGAGGAAAGCCAAACATGAACAAATGTCCGTCTCCGAAATCACATTCTCAGCATTCGACCCCAAGTCCATGATGGCTGAATGCGATCCCAGAACAGGATACTACATGTCATGCTGCCTCATGTACAG GGGCGATGTTGTGCCTAAGGATGTGAATCATGCGATATCGGTGGTGAAGAATAAGAAGACTGTGAAGTTTGTTGACTGGTCTCCAACTGGGTTTAAGTTTGGAATTAACTACCAGCCTCCGTGTGTGGTGCCGGGTGATGACATTTCCAGGCCCTCGAGGGCGGTTTGCATGATCAGTAACTCCACTTCAATTGCCGAAGTTTTCACCAGAATGGACAAGAAATTCGATCTTATGTACGCCAAACGTGCGTTCATCCACTGGTACGTCAGCGAAGGCATGGAGGAGTGCGAGTTCCAGGAAGCCAGGGAAGACGTCGCAGCACTTGAAAAAGACTACGAAAGCGCCGGAAGCCAATAA
- a CDS encoding putative integral membrane protein produces MMIGRNVRFFSVMGRDTADLSSKILKRITPKFTQKPLGSYPFPPEHEMVWKNRRTVLGGYFQQSISPFQLKFVYPVIHQAPARMWAKLSQAFWWVIWPTLMAYVGFLTIKKLDKKYIKRHNYF; encoded by the exons atgatGATTGGACGGAACGTTCGATTCTTCTCTGTGATGGGCAGAGACACTGCGGATTTAAGTtctaaaatacttaaaagAATCACGCCAAAGTTTACGCAGAAACCGCTGGGAAGTTACCCGTTCCCACCTGAGCACGAAATGGTCTGGAAAAACAGAAGAACTGTCCTCGGCGGCTACTTTCAACAGTCAATCTCGCCATTCCAACTCAAATTCGTTTATCCCGTCATTCACCAAGCTCCCGCCAG AATGTGGGCTAAGTTATCTCAGGCGTTTTGGTGGGTGATTTGGCCGACTTTGATGGCCTACGTAGGCTTTTTAACAATcaaaaaattagataaaaaatacatcAAACGACACAACTACTTCTAA
- a CDS encoding glutaredoxin 11E → MSSVKYLVLFTLVCVVSLFQPSQCRLDYHFFSDFLSKYSFTLPFKMAEKTPKDWVDSLVKKHKVVVFSKSYCPYCTRAKDALKKLNLHDLHVEELDSNPNMDQVQDYLNQLTGARSVPRVFVNGRFYGDSTKTVSDVESGKFMEHYKKTDL, encoded by the exons ATGAGTTCAGTGAAgtatttagttttatttactttGGTTTGTGTTGTGAGTTTATTTCAGCCTTCCCAGTGTCGTCTGGACTATCATTTCTTCTCTGATTTCCTGAGTAAATATTCCTTCACGCTGCCGTTTAAAATGGCCGAAAAAACGCCCAAGGACTGGGTCGACAGCCTCGTCAAAAAACACAAAGTCGTCGTCTTCTCCAAGTC GTACTGCCCCTACTGTACCAGAGCCAAAGACGCACTCAAAAAACTCAACCTACACGATCTC cACGTGGAGGAGTTGGATTCTAATCCGAACATGGACCAGGTCCAAGATTACTTAAACCAACTCAcag GAGCGAGGAGTGTCCCGCGTGTGTTTGTGAATGGTCGTTTCTACGGAGATTCCACTAAAACT GTTTCAGACGTCGAGAGTGGGAAGTTCATGGAACATTACAAGAAAACTGACTTATAA
- a CDS encoding emp24/gp25L/p24 family/GOLD family protein translates to MIRLKSILIFLASWCFFHKIVSFGVKFTSCNYEEDYEQDFDMTPPDSLERDEDFHDDIPYYNEWNEKMTDFHPKSLLSVIVPPKSSETFYETVFKQPTTIKGMFFTTSKDDYLSVQVVVKSPVNQVLYTNDSPEGLFSVDANMVGDYEISLTNTHWMTPVSVTFATGTDDHSILKTEHVENTFNRVKKLEEHIDNIYSQFRYFWTHNNRQMNATKKAQGRLLLYALLQFTVILLCSLVSIWYVKKSVSNKRIL, encoded by the exons atgatccgtttaaaaagtattttaatatttctagCAAGTTGGTGTTTTTTCCATAAAATCGTCTCATTCGGTGTTAAGTTCACCTCTTGCAATTATGAAGAGGATTATGAACAGGATTTT gaCATGACTCCGCCAGATTCTCTGGAGCGAGATGAGGACTTCCACGACGATATTCCGTACTATAACGAGTGGAACGAGAAAATGACCGACTTCCACCCGAAATCGCTTCTTTCAGTTATTGTCCCGCCCAAATCCAGTGAAACCTTTTACGAAACTGTTTTCAAACAGCCCACAACCATCAAGGGCATGTTCTTCACTACCTCCAAAGATGATTATCTAAGCGTTCAAGTCGTCGTTAAATCCCCCGTCA ACCAAGTATTGTATACGAATGACTCGCCTGAGGGTTTGTTTTCGGTTGACGCGAACATGGTCGGGGATTATGAAATATCTCTGACAAACACGCACTGGATGACTCCGGTGTCAGTGACCTTTGCCACTGGCACTGACGATCACTCGATTTTGAAGACTGAGCATGTGGAGAACACCTTTAACAGGGTTAAGAAGCTTGAGGAACACATTGATAACATTTACTCCCAGTTTAGATACTTTTGGACTCACAATAACAGGCAAATGAACGCGACTAAAAAGGCCCAAGGCAGATTACTTCTCTACGCGCTACTTCAATTCACTGTTATTCTCCTTTGCTCACTCGTTAGCATTTGGTACGTAAAGAAAAGCGTTTCCAATAAACGAATTCTCTAA
- a CDS encoding putative integral membrane protein: protein MYVLRRLGVLSGKNLCLGFQRRGVKSFRDVEFISKVTDEYQKIFEDPSPNTKRERDERRKQAFKYVYYNPTFLQRLLILKARFFATGWIHLLTAVLTYSGVKFMFWLEKYTNKDRYYI from the exons ATGTATGTTTTACGGCGTTTGGGTGTTTTGAGTGGTAAAAATTTGTGTTTGGGGTTCCAGCGTAGAGGCGTTAAATCCTTTAGGGACGTTGAATTTATCTCCAAAGTGACAGACGAATAtcaaaaaatatttgagGACCCAAGCCCAAATACTAAAAGAGAAAGAGATGAAAGAAGGAAACAAGCCTTCAAATACGTCTACTATAATCCAACATTCCTACAAAGATTACTAAT ATTGAAGGCTCGGTTTTTTGCAACGGGGTGGATTCACCTTTTAACGGCTGTCCTGACATACTCTGGAGTCAAATTCATGTTCTGGCTGGAAAAATACACAAACAAGGATCGATACTACATATGA